One part of the Mycolicibacterium aromaticivorans JS19b1 = JCM 16368 genome encodes these proteins:
- a CDS encoding RsiV family protein produces MRSVSAAVIVTVAAMSFSSGLAAAAPKDYCADLKGANTGSTCEIQLSDPAYSVDISIPLDYPDQKSVADYISQTRDAFLATAKSGAPSSPSATLSIKATEYNSAIPPRGTQAVVFTITQNVGGGPSKTTYKAFNWDQSYRKAITYTAAPDDKLNTPLWRVDDPLKTVAPIVASELQQQLAPPPPPAAPPTQPGQPATTTPSSTAPTTPPPPLAFAPGALYNPANYQNFAVVNDGVIFFFDQGALLPASAGALHVLVPRSAIDPMIA; encoded by the coding sequence ATGCGCTCTGTCAGCGCGGCAGTGATTGTCACAGTTGCCGCCATGTCCTTTTCGTCCGGCCTGGCGGCAGCCGCCCCGAAGGATTACTGCGCCGACCTCAAAGGCGCCAACACCGGCAGTACGTGTGAGATCCAGCTCTCCGACCCGGCGTACAGCGTCGACATCAGCATCCCACTGGACTACCCGGACCAGAAATCGGTCGCCGATTACATCTCCCAGACGCGTGATGCGTTCCTCGCCACAGCCAAGTCCGGCGCGCCCAGCAGTCCTTCCGCCACGTTGAGCATCAAGGCGACCGAGTACAACTCAGCGATTCCCCCGCGCGGCACGCAGGCCGTGGTGTTCACGATCACCCAGAATGTCGGCGGCGGGCCCTCCAAGACGACGTACAAGGCGTTCAACTGGGACCAGAGCTACCGCAAGGCGATCACCTACACCGCCGCACCCGACGACAAGCTGAACACCCCGCTGTGGCGGGTGGACGATCCGCTGAAGACCGTCGCGCCCATCGTCGCGTCCGAACTGCAGCAGCAGCTGGCACCGCCGCCGCCGCCGGCCGCGCCGCCCACGCAACCCGGGCAGCCGGCGACGACGACACCATCCAGTACCGCTCCCACCACCCCGCCGCCGCCGTTGGCGTTCGCGCCGGGGGCGCTCTACAACCCGGCCAACTATCAGAATTTCGCAGTGGTCAACGACGGGGTGATCTTCTTCTTTGACCAGGGCGCGTTGTTGCCCGCCTCAGCCGGCGCCCTGCACGTTCTGGTGCCTCGGTCTGCGATCGATCCGATGATCGCCTAA
- a CDS encoding nitroreductase family deazaflavin-dependent oxidoreductase yields MRLPRDIAYFNRRVTNRAAQSITPWLPGLGTLQHIGRESGRRYRTPLLVFPTRDGFVILIGYGLESDWLKNVLAGGATALEKRNKAVPLVDPRICSKADAANLVTPAFRTFYRLFPYNEAALVLTRSANTSS; encoded by the coding sequence ATGCGACTACCGCGCGATATCGCATACTTCAACCGCCGCGTCACCAATCGGGCAGCTCAATCGATCACCCCGTGGCTTCCAGGGCTGGGAACGCTCCAGCACATCGGACGCGAGTCCGGTAGGCGATACCGAACACCTCTGTTGGTTTTCCCGACCCGAGACGGCTTCGTCATCCTCATCGGCTACGGGCTCGAATCCGACTGGCTGAAGAACGTATTGGCCGGCGGAGCGACGGCGCTGGAGAAGCGGAACAAAGCGGTCCCGTTGGTCGATCCGCGGATCTGCAGCAAGGCTGACGCGGCGAACCTCGTCACACCCGCATTCCGAACGTTCTATCGGCTATTCCCCTATAACGAAGCGGCGTTGGTGCTGACGAGGAGTGCAAACACTTCGTCCTAG